In Streptomyces sp. Li-HN-5-11, the sequence CGACGGGCGACAAGGAGCACGCCGAGGCCGCCGCGTGGGCGGCGGTCATCACCGCGGCCGTCCGGGAGCGGCCCGGCCCCCGGCCGTCCGGCCCGGCCGGCCGGCTGACCGCCGAGGTGCCCGGCCCCACCGCCCTGCTCCGCATCGCCGACGCCCTGGCCGCCCCCGCGGACCTGCCGCCCGGACGCGTCCCCAGCGGCACGACCCCGATGGGCACCGCATGAGCCGGCTCCGGGCAGCCGCACTGCCCCTCCCCGGCCCCCGCGAGCCGGACGCCGGCCGCGCGGCCGGCTTACGCGGGTCCGGCGCCCACGGACCCGGCGGGCCCGGGTTCGGGTTCGGGTCCCGTTTCGGACGGGGGTGGTCGGTGTGAGTCTCGTCGTCTATCTGGCGGCCGGGCTGTTCGGGCTGTCCGCCGTCGTGCTGTTCCGCCGGCCGCGTACGGCCGTGCGGAACCCGCTGACGGTGTCCACGTGCGTGTCGATCGTCCTCGGCTCGGTCGTGTTCGTCTGCTCGGCGCCGATTACCCTGGCCGCCGTCAACGGCCTGACCGGCATCCCCAACTTCGGCGCCCCGCTGACCTACGGCATGCTCTCCGCCTACAGCTGCTCGCTGCTCATCCTGCTGATCCAGTGGCGGGGCGGCCCGGGCGAGCGGGTCCGGCGCATGGTGCTGCGCAGCATCGCCGCCTACGGTCCGCTGGTCGTCGCCATCATCGTGCTGTTCGCGCTGGGCGACGCCCACACCGAGCGGCTCACCGACCTCGACACCTACTACGCGAACACGCCGTACCTGCGCGAGATGATCCTGCTCTACCTGGTCGGGCACAGCGCGGCGACCCTGGCGATGTGCGCCGTGTGCGTCAAGTGGAGCCGGGAGGTCACCGGGCTGCTGCGGGCCGGGCTGCGGCTGATCCTCGCCGGGCTCCTTCTCGACGTGGTGGGCTTCCAGCTGACCAAGTACACGGCCGTCGTGGCACGTTGGTCGGGTCACGACCTGGACGTGCTGTCGACCACGGTCGCCCCGCCGATGGCCTCGCTCGGCGCGCTGCTGTGCTCCGCGGGCTTCGTGCTGCCGAGGCTGCTGCCGCCGGCCCTCGCCCACGCGCGCGGTCTGCGCGACTACCGGCGGCTGGGCCCGCTGTGGTCGCGGGTGCGGTTCGTGTCCACCGCGCCCAAGCCGCCCAGTACCTGGTGGCAGCTGCCCCAGGAGCGCCTGCACTGGCGGGAGGTGTCCATCCACGACGCCCTGCTGGGTCTCGCCCCGTACTTCGACGACCGGGTCCGCGAGCGGGCCCTGGCCGACGCCCGGAGCGCGGGCCGAACCCCGCACGAGGCGAGGATCGCGGCGGAGGCGGCCATGCTCGCCGACGCCGCGCGCCGCGCCGCCGCCCGCGAGGAGCCCCCGGGGGCGCCGAGCGGGTACCGCCTCCACGCCACGGAGGTGTCCGGCACGGACGGGCTGGTGGAGCTGGCCCAGGCTCTGGTCCGCCCGCCCGCCGAAATCACCGTACGCGAAGGAACGGTGAGGACCTCCCATGGCTGAGCCATGGCCGACTCCGAGGAGCCCCATGCCCCGTAGACCCCGTAGAGCTGTCGTCGTCGGTGCCGGTCTGGCCGGCATGCTGGCCGCGGCGGCGCTGTCCACGGCTGTGGACGACGTGGTCGTGCTCGACCGTGACGACCTGCCCGACGGGCCGGAGCACCGCAGGGGGCTGCCGCAGGGGCGCCACGCCCACCTCCTCATGGCCGGGGGCCTCGCCGCCATGGAGGAGATCGTGCCGGGCGGGAGCATACGGGAGCGGCTGCTGGCCGCGGGCGCCCGTGAGATACCCCTCGGCTGGGGCATGGTGGCCCTCACCCCGGAGGGCTGGTTCCGGCGCTGGCGGCACGACGGGCCGCGCATGCTGAGCTGCACCCGGGCGCTGCTGGACTGGACGGTCCGGGCCGCCGTGCTCGCCCACACCTCCGCCGAGGTCCGCAAGGCCCACGCGGTCGGCCTGGCCGGCGACGCGGGCCGGGTGCGCGGCGTCCGGGTCGCGACCGCGGACGGGGAGACGGAACTGGACGCGGATCTCGTCGTCGACGCGAGCGGGCGCGGGTCCCGGGTCGTCACCTGGCTGCGGGAGATCGGGGTCACCGGCGTGCGGGAGCGGACGGTCGACTCCGGCCTGGTCAACGCCACGCGGGTCTACCGGACACCCGCGGGGGCGGAGCAGTTCCCGCTGACGATCGTGCAGGCCGATCCGTACGGGTCCCGGCCGGGCCGCAGCGGCATGGTCCTGCCGATCGAGGGCGACCGCTGGATGGTGTCCCTGGCCGGTACGCGGGGCGGCGAGCCGCCGTCCGACCCGGAGGGCTTCCTGCGGTACGCGCTCGACCTTCCCTCACCGCTCGTCGGCCGGCTCGTCTCCGGCGCCGAACCCCTCACCGGCGTGCACCTCAGCCGCAGCACGAGCAACGTCCGGCGCTACCTGGAGAAGGTCACGCCCTGGCCGGAGGGTTTCGTCGCCCTCGGCGACGCGGTGGCCACCTTCAACCCGGCCTACGGGCAGGGCATGGCGGTGGCCGCCCTCGGCGCGCGACTGCTGGCGGAGGAACTGCGGCGCACCGGCCCGACGGCACCCGGCCTGGCCCGCCGGGTGCAGCGCGGGGCCGCCCGCTCGGTCGACGCGGCCTGGGCGGCGGCGGTCGGCCAGGACGTCTGGTACCCGGGCACCCGTGGCGCCCGTCCCGGTCTCGCCGACCGTCTGGTCACCGTCTACAGCCGCCGCCTGACCAGGGCGGCCGCCGGCTCCCACCGCGCGGCGACCGCCCTGTGGGACGTGACCAGCCTCCGCGCGGGCCCCGAGCGCCTGCTGCGCCCCGACACCCTCCTGGACGTCCTGAACGGCCCTCTGCTGCCGCCCCTGTCCGGTCCCCCGCTCACCGCGGCCGAGCGCAAGATCGTGCAGGAGCTGGACCGTACGGAGGGATGACGACGAGGCGGTGGCCTGCGGCGCGGCGCGGCCCGGTTCCCACCGCACCGGCCCCGGTCGGTGGGAGCGGGGGTCAGCCCGTGAACGCCGGTTGCGCCAGGCCCTTGCCCGCCGCCGGTACCACCAGGACCGAGCCCGCCAGGGGATGCGGGGCGGCCAGGCCCGTGCGGGCCGTGGTGATGTAGAGGTCGCCCAGGTCGGCACCGCCGAAGGCGCAGGCCGTGGGGCGGGGGACGGGGAGTTCGAGCACGCGGTCCAGCTTGCCGGCGGGGGTGTAGCGGCGGATCGCGCCGCCGTCCCACAGGGCCACCCACACACAGCCGTCGGCGTCGACCGTCAGGCCGTCCGGGAAGCCGGCCCCGTCCTCGATCCGGGCCAGGGTCCGCCTGCCGGTGGCCCGCCCGTCGGCGTACGTGAAGACGTCGATCCGCCCGGTCGGCGAGTCGACGTAGTACATCAGGCCGCCGTCGGGGCTCCAGCCGGTGCCGTTGCTCACCGCCACGTCGTCCAGCACCACCTCCACCGAGCCGTCGCCGGTGACACGGGACAGGGTGCCGCCGCCCGGGGCCTCGTCGTAGCGCATGGTGCCGGCCCAGAGCGAGCCGTCGGGCGCGACGGCGGCGTCGTTGCCGCGGCGGCCGGGGACCGGATCGCGGTGCAGCCAGCGGAAGGCGCCGTCGCCGTCCAGCAGGCCCACGCCGTCCCGCAGGTTCAGCACCAGGCCGCCGCCCGCGCGGGGCTTGGCGGCGCCCACGTGCTGCTCGGTGGTGCGGACCGTGCGCCGGCCGGTGGCCGGGTCGTAGGTGTGCACGCGGGAGGAGAGGATGTCGACCCAGATCAGCCGGCCGGCCGCCGGATCCCATGTCGGGCCCTCGCCCAGCTCGGCCTCGGCGCGTACGGCCACCTCGTACGCCGTCATACGGCGCTCCGGTGGCCGAGGCGCTCCGACAGCTCGGCGGCGCCCTTCGAAGCGAGCTGCTCCAGCTCGGCCCGGCGCTCGTCGCTCCAGCGGATCATGGGCACCGAGATGGACAGCGCCGCGACCACCTGCCCCGTGCGGTCGCGCACCGGGGCGGCCACGCAGCTGACGTCCGGGTTGGACTCGCGGTTCTCCACGGCGATGCCCCGCTGCCTGATGCCGGCCAGGATCTCGCGCAGGGCGGCCGGCTCGGTGATGCTGTTGGGGGTCATCGCGGCGAGCTCGGCGCCGTCCGGGATGCGCGCGGCGAGTTCCTGCTCGGGGAGCGAGGCGAGCAGCATCTTGCCGACCGAGGTGCAGTGGGCGGGGAGGCGACGGCCGGCCGCGGACACCATGCGCACCGCGTGCGTGGAGTCGACCTTGGCGATGTAGATGACGTCGGTGCCCTCCAGGATCGCCACGTGTACGGTCTCGTCGCAGGTCTCCGCCACGGAGCGGGCGACCTGCTGACCCTCGGCGGCCAGGTCCAGCTGCTCGGCGTAGCGGCTGCCGAGCTGGTACGGGCGCACGCCGAGCCGGTAGCGTCCGGGCTGGCCGGTCACCGGGACGATGTACTGGCGGGCGGCGAGCGTGGTGACCAGCTCGTGCACGGTCGTGCGCGGCAGCTGCAGCTTGCGCACGATGTCGGGGGCGGAGAGAGTCCCGTCCCCGTCGAGGAAGAGCTCGAGAATGTCGAGAGCCCGGGTCACGGCTGGTACGAGACGTCCCACGACCGGCCCCCTCCCTTGGATCTGGCCTATGTTCGGGATTTCAACAGGCGATCGGCATGACGAACACAGGCTAGTCACACTCGATGGTGCGGGCAATGGGTCGGAAGCACATCCCCCGCGCGGGCACCGGGGCGTGCCGGCCCACCGTCCGCCAGGAGCCGTCCGGTCGGCGACGATGGTCCCCATGCCCTCAGCGAAGCGCCCCGCCGGCCCGTTCACCCCGCTCGACTTCCAGCTGGTCCTGCTGCGCCGCATGGCCGACCACAACCCCGGTCTGGTGGAGGACGCCCGGCACGCGCTGGGCGTCTCCCTGGCCCAGATGCGTGAGGCGAACAAGCGCTGGCAGGCGATGGTCCGCTCCCCGCGGCCACGGCCGTCCGCCTCCAGGTACCGCTCGGTG encodes:
- a CDS encoding FAD-dependent monooxygenase, translated to MLAAAALSTAVDDVVVLDRDDLPDGPEHRRGLPQGRHAHLLMAGGLAAMEEIVPGGSIRERLLAAGAREIPLGWGMVALTPEGWFRRWRHDGPRMLSCTRALLDWTVRAAVLAHTSAEVRKAHAVGLAGDAGRVRGVRVATADGETELDADLVVDASGRGSRVVTWLREIGVTGVRERTVDSGLVNATRVYRTPAGAEQFPLTIVQADPYGSRPGRSGMVLPIEGDRWMVSLAGTRGGEPPSDPEGFLRYALDLPSPLVGRLVSGAEPLTGVHLSRSTSNVRRYLEKVTPWPEGFVALGDAVATFNPAYGQGMAVAALGARLLAEELRRTGPTAPGLARRVQRGAARSVDAAWAAAVGQDVWYPGTRGARPGLADRLVTVYSRRLTRAAAGSHRAATALWDVTSLRAGPERLLRPDTLLDVLNGPLLPPLSGPPLTAAERKIVQELDRTEG
- a CDS encoding SMP-30/gluconolactonase/LRE family protein, with the translated sequence MTAYEVAVRAEAELGEGPTWDPAAGRLIWVDILSSRVHTYDPATGRRTVRTTEQHVGAAKPRAGGGLVLNLRDGVGLLDGDGAFRWLHRDPVPGRRGNDAAVAPDGSLWAGTMRYDEAPGGGTLSRVTGDGSVEVVLDDVAVSNGTGWSPDGGLMYYVDSPTGRIDVFTYADGRATGRRTLARIEDGAGFPDGLTVDADGCVWVALWDGGAIRRYTPAGKLDRVLELPVPRPTACAFGGADLGDLYITTARTGLAAPHPLAGSVLVVPAAGKGLAQPAFTG
- a CDS encoding IclR family transcriptional regulator, with amino-acid sequence MGRLVPAVTRALDILELFLDGDGTLSAPDIVRKLQLPRTTVHELVTTLAARQYIVPVTGQPGRYRLGVRPYQLGSRYAEQLDLAAEGQQVARSVAETCDETVHVAILEGTDVIYIAKVDSTHAVRMVSAAGRRLPAHCTSVGKMLLASLPEQELAARIPDGAELAAMTPNSITEPAALREILAGIRQRGIAVENRESNPDVSCVAAPVRDRTGQVVAALSISVPMIRWSDERRAELEQLASKGAAELSERLGHRSAV
- a CDS encoding MAB_1171c family putative transporter, producing the protein MSLVVYLAAGLFGLSAVVLFRRPRTAVRNPLTVSTCVSIVLGSVVFVCSAPITLAAVNGLTGIPNFGAPLTYGMLSAYSCSLLILLIQWRGGPGERVRRMVLRSIAAYGPLVVAIIVLFALGDAHTERLTDLDTYYANTPYLREMILLYLVGHSAATLAMCAVCVKWSREVTGLLRAGLRLILAGLLLDVVGFQLTKYTAVVARWSGHDLDVLSTTVAPPMASLGALLCSAGFVLPRLLPPALAHARGLRDYRRLGPLWSRVRFVSTAPKPPSTWWQLPQERLHWREVSIHDALLGLAPYFDDRVRERALADARSAGRTPHEARIAAEAAMLADAARRAAAREEPPGAPSGYRLHATEVSGTDGLVELAQALVRPPAEITVREGTVRTSHG